A single genomic interval of Heterodontus francisci isolate sHetFra1 chromosome 45, sHetFra1.hap1, whole genome shotgun sequence harbors:
- the LOC137356401 gene encoding histone H1-like, whose translation MVVVVRSQSSELQDITAGVRQCSVRGLIIFSCFINDFPSIIRSEVGCSLMIAQGSAPFVTRQLLTQSVGELILKTVAECSVRSGMSLQAIKKALRVKGVDVEKGKFQIKQSIKRLVAKDFLVQTKGTGASGTFKIAKQEKKGNVVKKIKTGAAKRSLVKKTAAKKLITKKTAKKSPGKKIVAKKVSNKKTAAKKVSTKKAATPKKAVKKATLPKKSPAKNAKKAKRATGGKPPKKVQSSRGGKKPKAAKAQKAALRKK comes from the exons atggttgtggttgttcgaagtcaatcatctgaactccaggacatcactgcaggagttcgtcagtgtAGTGTCCGaggcctaatcatcttcagctgcttcatcaatgactttccttcaatcataaggtcagaagtgggatgttcactgatgattgcacaaggttcagcaccattcgtgactcgtcAGCTCCTgacgcagtctgt gggcgaactgatcctcaagactgtggcggaatgcagtgtccgcagtgggatgtcactgcaggcaataaagaaggctctgcgtgttaaaggtgtcgatgtggagaagggcaagttccaaatcaagcaaagtatcaagcggcttgtggcgaaagacttcctggtgcagacgaagggcacgggggcctccggcaccttcaaaatcgcgaaacaggaaaagaagggaaatgtggtgaagaagattaagacaggagcagccaagagatctttagtgaagaaaacagctgCCAAGAAACTGATCACAAAGAAAACAGCCAAGAAATCCCCAGGGAAGAAAATAGTCGCCAAGAAAGTGAGCAACAAGAAGACggcagccaagaaagtgagcacCAAGAAGGCGGCAACGCCAAAGAAGGCGGTAAAGAAAGCAACGCTTCCAAAAAAATCTCCAGCGAAGAATGCCAAAAAAGCCAAGAGGGCCACGGGCGGAAAGCCGCCCAAGAAAGTTCAATCATCAAGGGGCGGGAAgaagccgaaagcagcaaaggctcagaaagcagccctAAGAAAGAAGTGA
- the LOC137356238 gene encoding histone H4: MTGRGKGGKGLGKGGAKRHRKVLRDNIQGITKPAIRRLARRGGVKRISGLIYEETRGVLKVFLENVIRDAVTYTEHAKRKTVTAMDVVYALKRQGRTLYGFGG, from the coding sequence ATGacaggaagaggtaaaggaggcaaaggactgggcaaaggcggagcaaagcggcaccgcaaagtgcttcgtgataacatccagggcatcaccaagccagcaattcgccgcctggctcgccgtggcggagtgaagcgcatctcgggtttgatctatgaggagacccgcggggtgctgaaggttttcctggagaatgtgatcagagatgcggtcacctacactgagcacgccaagcgcaagacggtcaccgccatggatgtggtgtacgctctgaaacgccagggccgcactctctatggattcggcggctaa